DNA sequence from the Streptomyces cinnabarinus genome:
TACGACGTGGGCTTCAATCACTTCTTCCGGGGCAAGGACGAGGGCGACGGCGGCGACCAGGTCTTCTTCCAGGGGCACGCCTCTCCGGGCATCTACGCCCGCGCCTTCCTGCTGGACCGGCTCAGCGAGCAGAACCTGGACGCGTTCCGGCAGGAGAAGTCCAAGGCGCCGTACGGCCTGTCCTCGTACCCGCATCCGCGGCTGATGCCGGACTTCTGGGAGTTCCCGACGGTGTCGATGGGCCTCGGCCCGATCGGTGCGATCTTCCAGGCGCGGATGAACCGGTACATGGAGGCGCGGGGGATCGCGGACACCTCCAAGTCGCAGGTGTGGGCGTTCCTCGGCGACGGCGAGATGGACGAGCCGGAGTCGCTCGGCCAGCTGTCCATCGCCGCGCGGGAGGGCCTGGACAACCTCACCTTCGTGGTGAACTGCAACCTCCAGCGGCTCGATGGTCCGGTGCGCGGCAACGGCAAGATCATCCAGGAGCTGGAGTCGCAGTTCCGGGGTGCCGGCTGGAACGTCATCAAGCTGGTGTGGGACCGCACCTGGGACCCGCTGCTGGCCCAGGACCGGGACGGCGTGCTGGTCAACAAGATGAACACCACGCCGGACGGGCAGTTCCAGACCTACGCCACCGAGTCCGGTTCGTACATCCGCGATCACTTCTTCGGTGACGACCACCGGCTGCGGGCGATGGTCGAGGGCATGAGCGACGACCAGATCCTGCACCTGGGGCGCGGTGGTCACGACCACAAGAAGATCTTCGCGGCGTTCTCGGCGGCCAAGGCGCACAAGGGCCAGCCGACGGTGATCCTGGCCAAGACGATCAAGGGCTGGACGCTCGGTCCCAACTTCGAGGGCCGCAACGCCACGCACCAGATGAAGAAGCTGACGGTCGACGACCTCAAGCGCTTCCGCGACCGGCTGCACCTGCCGATCTCCGACAAGGAGCTGGAGTCCGGCGCGCCGCCGTACTACCACCCCGGGCGGGACACCGAGGAGATCCAGTACATGCACGACCGCCGCAACGCGCTGGGCGGGTATGTCCCGACCCGTGTGGTGCGGGCGAAGCCGTTGGCGCTGCCCGACGAGAAGACGTACGCGACCGTGAAGAAGGGCTCAGGTCAGCAGTCCATCGCGACGACCATGGCCTTTGTCCGGCTGCTCAAGGACCTCATGCGGGACAAGGAGATCGGCAAGCGGTTCGTGCTGATCGCGCCGGACGAGTACCGCACGTTCGGCATGGACTCCTTCTTCCCGAGCGCGAAGATCTACAACCCGCTCGGGCAGCAGTACGAGTCGGTGGACCGTGAGCTGCTGCTGGCGTACAAGGAGGCGCCGAACGGGCAGATGCTGCACGACGGCATCTCGGAGGCGGGCTGCACGGCCTCGCTGATCGCGGCGGGTTCGGCGTACGCCACGCACGGCGAGCCGCTGATCCCGGTCTACGTCTTCTACTCGATGTTCGGTTTCCAGCGCACCGGCGACCAGTTCTGGCAGATGGCGGACCAGCTCAGCCGTGGTTTCGTGCTCGGCGCGACCGCGGGCCGCACGACTCTGACCGGTGAGGGGCTCCAGCACGCGGACGGCCACTCCCAGCTGCTGGCCTCGACGAACCCGGGCTGTGTGGCCTACGACCCGGCCTTCTCCTTCGAGATCGCGCACATCGTGCAGGACGGTCTGCGCCGGATGTACGGCCCGACCGCGGACGGCAAGCCCGGCGAGGACGTCTTCTACTACCTCACCGTCTACAACGAGCCGATCCAGCACCCGGCCGAGCCGGAGAACGTGGACGTCGAGGGCATCCTCAAGGGCATCCACCGCTTCAGCGAGGGCACCGCGGGCTCGATCCCGGCGCAGATCATGGCGTCCGGGGTGGCGGTGCCGTGGGCGGTCGAGGCGCAGCGGATCCTCGCCGAGGAGTGGAACGTGAAGGCCGACATCTGGTCGGCGACCTCCTTCAACGAGCTGCGGCGCGAGGCCGTGACCTGCGAGGAGCACAACCTGCTGCACCCCGAGGAGGAGCAGCGGGTGCCGTACGTGACCCGCAAGCTGTCCGGCGCTCAGGGGCCGTTCGTGGCCGTCTCCGACTGGATGCGGTCGGTTCCGGACCAGATCGCGCGGTGGGTGCCGGGCACCTACCAGTCGCTGGGCGCGGACGGCTTCGGCTTCGCGGACACCCGTGGCGCGGCCCGCCGGTTCTTCCACATCGACGCCCAGTCGATCGTGCTGGCGGTGCTCACGGAGCTGGCCAAGGAGGGGAAGGTGGACCGTTCGGCGCTGAAGCAGGCGATCGACCGGTACCAGTTGCTGGATGTGTCGGCGGCGGACCCGGGCGCGGCAGGCGGCGACGCGTAGAGCTCCGCTCGCGAGCGGCTGGAGGGCCGGGGGCATCTGCCTCCCGGCCCTTCCTCATTTCCTACGATGCCGGGATGAAGGAGAGAACCGCGCAGGTCCGTTGGGAACAGCGCACGCAACAGCCGCTGATGGCGCTGGCAGTGGTGTTCGCCGTCGCGTACGCCGTGCCGATCGTGGTCACGCCGGCGGGCCCCGGGCTGGCGCGTGCGTGCACGACGGTGGAGTGGGTGGTGTGGGGGGCGTTCGCGGCGGACTACCTGGTGCGGCTGTGGCTGGCCGAGCGGCGGGTGGATTTCGTACGGCGGCACTGGCTCGACCTGTGCGCGGTGGTGCTGCCGCTGCTGCGGCCGCTGCAGCTGCTGCGGGTGGTGTCGGCGCTGATGCTGGTGGGCCGGCGGGCGCGGATGGCCTCGCAGGTCAAGCTGACGACGTACGTGGTGGGCTCGGTCGTCGGACTGCTGATGTTCGGTTCGCTGGCGGTGTTGTCCGTGGAGCGGGACTCGCCGGATGGGAACATCAAGACGCTGGGTGACGCGGTGTGGTGGTCCTTCACCACGATGACGACCGTGGGCTACGGCGACCACGCGCCGACCACCGGTCTGGGCCGCATACTCGCGGTGGGCCTGATGCTCTCCGGCATCGCCCTCCTCGGTGTGGTGACGGCGAACATCGCGGCGTGGTTCATCGCCCGCTTCGAGAAGGACGACGAAGTGGAACGCCGCCAGACCCAGGCGATCCAGTCGCTGACGGAGGAGATACGCCAGCTGCGTGCGGAGGTGGCGTCCCTGTCGGAACGCTCACCGACCGGTGGGTCCGCTCCCCCGCGTTAGCGGGGTTTCGCCGGATTCTCGGGCCGACGGCGCGCTGTCCCCCTCCGGCAGCGCGCCGCAGCACCGGGTGCCCTTCTGGTCGTACGGACTTGCCTGAGGAACATGCCGTACGGAGGGCTTGACCCACTGTGAACCGCGGCGCGTGCCGGGGACGAGGAATCTTTAGCTCTGTCACCCTGATAGGGGAAACAGGGCCGCGCTAGATGTGGGCCGCGCCCGCTCCCGCCTCGGCGTTCTCGCCGCGCTTGGTCAGGAAGGCGACCGCGACGGCCACCGCCGCGACAGCGGCCGCGACCAGGGACGCCAGGCTCATGCCGGAGATGAAGGTGTCGTGCGCGACGTCCGTGATCTTCGCGGCGATCTCCTGAGGGGTACCCGGGGCCACCGGAGCGACGCCCACCTGGACCGCCTCGGAAGCCTGTGCCTCCTGCGCCGCGGTCAGCTTCGGCAGGCCCGCGTCCGCCCAGTTCCCGGCGAAGTCGCTGTCCACCTTGGAGGCCATCACGGCACCCAGCACGGCCGTACCGAGGCTGCCGCCGATCTGCATCGCGGCCTGCTGGAGACCACCGGCGACACCGGAGAGCTCCATGGGGGCGTTGCCGACGATGACCTCGGTGGCGCCGACCATGACCGGCGCGAGACCGAGGCCGAGAAGGGCGAACCAGAGGGACATCAGGCCGCTGCCCGTGTCCGTCTCCAGCGTGGACATGCCGTACATGGCGATCGCCGTCAGTGCCATGCCGCCCGCCAGCGGGACCCGCGGGCCCAGCTTCGTGATCATCGCGCCCGCGAGCGGCGAGCCGACGATCATCATTCCGGTGAGCGGCAGCAGGTGCAGGCCCGCGTCGATCGGGCTCATGCCGTGCACGTTCTGGAGGTAGAACGTCACGAAGAACAGGCCGCCCATGAAGGCGATGGCCATGAGGACCATCAGGACCACGCCCGCCGACAGCGCGACCGAGCGGAACAGGCCCAGCGGGATCAGCGGCTCGCGGACCTTGGTCTCCCAGAACGCGAAGAAGGCGAAGAGCGCCACCGACACGACGATGAACGTCCACGTCTGGGCGTCGCCCCAGCCCCATTCCGGTGCCTTGATGAGCGCCCACACCAGGCAGAACATCGCGGCCGAGAGCAGCGCGATGCCGAGCAGGTCGAAGGAGCGCGGGGCGTTCTCGGCGCGGTGGTCGAGCAGGATCAGCACACCGAGGACGAGGGCGAGGACACCGACCGGCACGTTGATGAAGAACACCGACTGCCAGTTGACGTGCTCGACCAGGACACCGCCGAGGATCGGGCCGCCCGCGGTGGAGGCACCGATGACCATGCCCCAGATGCCGATCGCCATGTTGAGCTTCTCGGCCGGGAAGGTCGCCCGCAGCAGACCGAGCGCGGCCGGCATCAGCAGCGCGCCGAACAGACCCTGGAGCACCCGGAAGGCGACCACGAACCCGATGCTGCTGGACAGGCCGATCGCACCGGAGGCGGCCGCGAAGCCGACCACGCCGATGAGGAAGGTCTGCCGGTGCCCGAAGCGGTCGCCGAGCTTGCCCGCGGTGATCAGGGAGACCGCGAGCGCCAGGAAGTAACCGTTGGTGATCCACTGGACCTCGGCGAACGTGGCGCCCAGGTCCTTCTGGATGGCCGGGTTCGCGATGGCCACGATGGTGCCGTCCAGCGCCACCATCATCACGCCCACGGCGACGGTTATGAGCGTGAACCAGGGATGCCCACGAAGCCCTGAGGGCGGGACGGCGTCCTGGGGCGCCTTGTCGACGATGGTCTGACTAGTCATGCCCCGAGGCTAGTGACAGCCTCTGACAATTGACAAACCAATTCACAAGTCGGTAACTGACGGATATGCAAACACTCCGCGAACGCAAGAAGCAGCGCACCCGGATCGCCCTGCTTCGCGCGGCGCTCGAACTGTTCACCACCCGCGGCTACGAGGAGACGACGGTCGACGACATCGCCGCCGCCGTCGAGGTCTCCCAGCGCACCTTCTTCCGCTACTTCGCGAACAAGGAGGAGGCTGCCCTCGCCGTGCAGGAGATGACGGAGGACTACTACGTCGAGGCCGTACGGCGGCGGCCGCCCGAGGAGGCGCCGATGGAGGCGCTGCGGCAGGCCGTGGTGGAGGGCTGGGACGGACTCAGCGAGGTCATCGAGTCGGTCGTACCGGTGGAGTTGCACCTGCGCATGTACCGGCAGGTGGAGTCGACGCCCGCGCTGCTCGCCGCGCATCTGCGGCGCTCCGCGGAGACGGAGGAGCGGATCGCGCGCGTGCTGGCCGAGCGGGAGGGCCTCGACGTGGACGCCGATCCCCGGCCGCGGCTCGCGGTGGCGGTCTTCGGCGGGGTGATGCGGGTCACCGAACGGCAGTGGAGCATGGGCGACGACTTCAGCCTGGCCGGTATCCGCGAACTGACCATCTCCTACCTGGAACAGGTAGGACCCGCGCTGACCGAGAGCTGGCGCGACAGCTGAACTTCCGCTAGCACGAAACGTGATCCCCGTCACTCGGTTAACGGGAGACTCGTTCGTTCTCCTAGTGTGTCCTCCCAGTGACTTCCTTCGACACGCCCCCGCAACTGAACGTCTGGCGCGCGCTGCTCGCGCTGGCCGTGGTGTTCGTCATGCTGGCGACCACCGGCTGGACCGCCCTGCGCAACCAGCGCCCGACGCCCGCGCTCCAGGCCTCGCTGTCCGCCTGGGAGCACGGCCGGATCGCCGGTCACCGGCTGCCCTCCCCGGACTCCGAGCCCGCGCTGCTGTCCCGGTTCTTCGCCACGCTCACCAGCGACCAGAGCACCGCCCTGGTGCGCCGCTACCCGCTCGCGGTCGGCAACATGAACGGCGCCCCGGTGAAGCTGCGCTACCGCGCCAACCGTGTCGCACTGCTCCAGGCCCGCAAGGTCGAGCTGAAGCGCATGCACGACAAACGGCTCTCGCCCGCGGGGCAGCAGGAGGCCGGCGAGCGGATGAACCGCTACGAGGCGCTGATGAGCCCCGGCCGGCACATCCTCGCCTTCGACCCCGCGGGCTCGGGCCGGGTCGCCGAGGTCTTCGGCGATCTCGACCGCGCCGACCGGGTCTCCGTCGTCGTCCCCGGCGTCGACACCGATCTGCTCACCTTCCAGCGCACCTACCGCAAGTACTCGGCACCGGTCGGCATGGCGCAGTCGCTGTACGCGGCCGAGCGCACCGCCGCCCCGTTCACACGCACCGCCGTGATCGCCTGGGCCGACTACACCGCGCCCGGCGGACTCGGCATCGACTCGGCCACCGCGGGCCGTGCCGCGGGCGGCGCCGTGCGGCTGAACGCGCTCGTGCGGGCGCTGCCCGGGAACGCGCCGGTGTCGCTGTTCTGCCACAGCTACGGCTCGGTGGTGTGCGGGGTCGCCGCGCACACGACGCCGGAGCGGGTGACCGACATCGCGGTGGCCGGCAGCCCCGGGATGCGCGTCGCCAAGGCCGCCCATCTGGGCACCTCGGCGCGGGTCTGGGCGATGCGGGACGCCGACGACTGGATCCAGGACGTGCCGAACCTGGAGCTGGGCGGGCTCGGCCATGGCGCCGACCCGATGTCCTCGGAGTTCGGGGCGCGGGTGCTGTCGGCGGCGGACGCCGAGGGGCACAGCGGGTACTTCGAACCGGGCACGGACAGCGTGCGCAACTTCGCCGGGATCGGAGTTGGCGCGTATGACTCGGTGCGCTGCGCCGGAGATGACGAAGAATGTCGGGAGGGTTTGTCCGGCGGCGCGACGGCCGGACGCGCGTAGAGGCGCAGAAACTACGGTCTGCGCGAGGAGGCGACGGAGGAGCTCGTGCCGCATACGATGAGCCGCATGGGTGACGTACTGGCCGGATTTCATGCCGCCTGGGAGTTCGAGTCCGACTCCGTGCTCATCCGTTACGAACGGGGGATTCGAACACCTAAGCTCCTACAGGCGCTCGGGGAGCGCCGGGTGCCGCTGTCGGCGGTCTCCGCGGTGACCCTGGCGCCCGGCAAGCGCGGCACCGTGGTGCTGCGCGCGGAGCTGCGGCCCGGGGCCGATCCGCTGCTGGAGGCGGCCGACGGGCAGTTGAAGGAAGGGTGCGATCCGTACCGGCTGGTGCTGCCGGCCGAGCGGGAGACGCTCGCCGAGTACTACGCCGACGAACTGGCGGCACAGTTGACGGAGACCGGTCCGGCGGACCGTTTCCTGGTGCCGGCGCCCGAACCGCCCCGGTCGTTCAAGGCGTACGACGGCAAGGCGTCCTTCGACGGGCGCACGGTCTCCTTCCGCTGGTTCTGGACGGGCGCGTCCTCGGCGAAGTGGAAGGCCGGCGACCAGTCCTTCGCGATCAGTGAGCTGAGCGGGGTCGAGTGGCGCTCCCCCGAGGTCTTCGAGGGTCATCTACGGCTGCTGCGGCGCGGGGAGACCGGCCCGGCGCAGGTGGACCATGATCCGGCGGCGGTGGTGTTCGGTCTCGGATACGGGCCGGTGCACGAGTCACTGCCGTTCGCGGCGGCGGTCCTCGCAGCCGTACGGCAGTGCGGTCCGGCGCCGGTCGCGGCGGTTCCCCGCCGCGACCCGGCCGACATCGCCGAGCGGATCCGTCATCTCGGGGAACTTCACCAGGCCGGGCTGGTCACCGATGAGGAATTCTCCGTGAAGAAGGCGGAGTTGCTGGCGGAGCTGTGAGAATCACTCCCTGCCCGCGGACGTGAACGTCATGTCCGCGTACCGGTCCCCCGCCACCTGAGCCGCGATCGGGTCCAGCAACGCCAGTTGCTCACCCGTCAGTTGGATCCTGGTGGCGCCCGTGTTCTCCTCCACCCGGGTGGGCTTGCGGGTGCCGGGGATCGGGACGACCGGGAGGTTGTGGACCTCGGTCTGCTGCTGGACCCAGGCCAGGGCGATCTGGCCGAGGGAGGCGCCGTGGGAGTCGGCGACCTTGCGGACGGGGGCCAGCAGGGCCGCGTTGGCGGTGGCGTTGTCGCCGGTGAAACGGGGCTGTTGGCGGCGGAAGTCACCGGCGGTGAGGTCCTTGTCGGCCGAGCCGAAGGAGCCCGCGAGGAAACCCCGGCCGAGCGGCGAGTACGGCACCAGGGCCACGCCCAGCTCCTGGGCCGCGGGCACCACCTGCGCCTCGATGTCCCGGCTGAACAGCGACCACTCCGACTGCACGGCCGCGATGGGATGCACGGCGTGCGCGGCGCGCAGTTCGGCGGCCGTGACCTCGCTCAGGCCCAGATGCTTGACCTTGCCCTCCCGCACCAGCTCGGCCATGACGGCGACGGTGTCCTCGATGGGGACGTTCACATCACGCCGGTGCATGTAGTAGAGATCGATCGTCTCGACGTCCAGACGCTTCAGGCTCGCCTCGACTGCCTGCCGGATGTAGGACGCGTCATTGCGGATGACCCGTCGGGTCGGCTCGTCCGGCGGGATCGACAGGGCGAACTTGGTCGCGATGACGACCTCGTCGCGGTGGGCCCGGAAGAACGGGGACAGGAAGAGTTCGTTCTCGCCGGCGCCGTAGGCGTCCGCCGTGTCGTAGAGGGTGACGCCCAGTTCCAGGGCCCGTTCCAGGGTGGCCCGGGACTCCTTGGCGTCCGAGGGGCCGTAGGCGAAGCTCATGCCCATGCAGCCGAGGCCCTGCACCCCCGTCTCGGGGCCTGTGTCGCCGAGGCGTGCGGTCGCGATCCTGCTGTTCTCGGTCATCGGGGCCTTTCCGACGCCAGGGCCTGCCCGGCGTCGCCGTAGAAAGCGATCTTGCGGTCGAGCACGGCGAGCGTGTCCTGGAGTTCGGCGATCCGGGACAGCACGTCCCGGCGGGTCTCCTCCAGGAGTTCGTAGCGCTCGCCATAGGTGTGGTCGCCCTCGCGCACCAGCTCGGCGTACCGGACCATGTCGGCGACCGGCATTCCGGTGAGCCGCAGCTTGCCGACGAGGTCGAGCCAGTCCAGGTCGCGGTTGCTGTACCGGCGCTGGCCGGTGTGCGAGCGGTCGATGTGCGGCATCAGGCCGATCCGCTCGTACCAGCGCAGGGTGTGCGCGGTCAGGCCGGTGAACGCGGCGACCTCGCTGATCGTGTAGCTGTCCTGGCCGTCCGGGCGCCGGCCGGGGCTCAGTGGCCCCGCGCAGATGTCGGTCCTGGTGGCCGTGGTCTCCGTCACCGTCATGCGCTCAACGCTATGGCCTTGGAGTGGACTCCAAGCAAGCCGAAAGGGTAAGAAAACCACGGGACATGACGTGATCGCCCTGGCTAGCGTGCGGGACATGAGTCTCGTACGCCGTGCCACGACCGAGGACGCCGTCGAAGTACTGCGGCTGCGTCAGGTGATGATCGACTCACTGGCGGCCGCGCCGGGTGCCACCGACTGGCACCCGCGGTCGCTGCCGGCCCTGCGCGACCGACTGGCCGGTCCGGACGGGGAGTTCGCGGCATACGTCGTCGACCACCCGGAGCGGCCGGGGGCGTTGGCGGCTCTGGCCGCGGGCACGCTGGAGTACCGCATCGGGCGGGCCGGGAATCCACAGGGGCTGATCGGGTACGTCTTCAGCGTCGCGACCGACCCCGAGGCGCGGCGCCGCGGGTACGCACGCGCGTGCATGGAGGAACTGCTGGACTGGTTCCGCGACCAGGGCGCCGGATATGTCATGCTCACCGCCTCCCCGGACGCCGAACCGCTGTACACCTCACTCGGCTTCACCCGGGACCCCGACCCCTCGATGCGGCTGCACCTCTGAGCGGCTTAGGCTCACTGGCATGTCGCTGAGCAGTCTTGCGTTGATCGAGAACTGGCCGGTCCCCACCGCCGCCGCGGGTGTCGTGCGGGCGGACGGGACGGTGCTGGGTACCCACGGCCCGGCCGGGCACCGCTTCCCGCTCGCCTCGGTCACCAAGCCGCTGGCCGCGTACGCCGCACTGGTCGCCTACGAGGAGGGCGCGGTCGAGCTCGACGAGCCGGCCGGTCCCGCGGGCTCGACGGTGCGGCATCTGCTCGCGCACACCTCGGGGCTCGCCTTCGACGAGCACCGGGTGACGGCCCCGCCCGGGGAGCGGCGGCTGTACTCCAACGCCGGGTTCGAGCAGCTCGGGGACCACATCGCGAAGGCTACGGACATCCCGTTCGCGGAGTATCTGCGGCAGGCGGTGCTGGCGCCGCTGGGCATGACGGCGACCTCGCTGGAGGGCTCTCCCGCCAAGGACGGGGTGTCCACGGTCGAGGATCTGCTGCGGTTCGCGGCCGAGGTGCAGGCGCCGCGGCTGCTGGACCCGCGGACGGTGGCCGAGGCGATGACCGTGCAGTACCCGGGGACCAAGGGCGTGCTGCCGGGGTACGGGCACCAGAACCCCAACGACTGGGGGCTCGGTTTCGAGATCCGCGACGGCAAGTCCCCGCACTGGACGGGCTCCTCGTCCTCGCCGCGCACCTTCGGGCACTTCGGCCAGTCCGGCACGTTCCTGTGGATCGACCCGGACGCCGGACTCGCGTGCGTGGCGCTGACGGACCGGGCGTTCGGGCCCTGGGCGGTCGAGGTCTGGCCGGTGTTCACCGACGCGGTACTGGCGGAGCTGCGCCGGTAGCCGCCGGTGGCACCGGCCGACCTCGCCCAGGACGGTCGCGCCTAGGACAAGGGGAACCGGCGCTCGCAGTCACGGCTGACGGAGTCGCCGGGGTCGGCGAACGCGCTGTCGCTGGAGCCGCCGTCGCAGGTCACCCAGTCGTTGCCGCCGACGCCGTCACTGGCGTTGACGGAGTCGTTGCCACCGCCGGTCGTGATGACGTCCGTGCCGGATCCGGCGTTCACCGAGCTGCTCACGGCCACACCCACGGACAGCACGTCCGACCAGTTGCCCAGCGAGAAGGCGAGCCGGGTGGCGGTGGCGGTGGCGCCGCAGGCGGCCGCGGTCGAGCTCAGCCGGGTGCAGCCCGGTCCCGCGGTGATGCCCGACTGGTCCTCGACTATGAGGCGGCCGCTGGCGGACGACACGGTGACGTAGTTGCTGACGCCGCTGCGCGCGTTCAGCGAGACGGTCCCGCTGCTGCGGACCACCGTGGACCCGGGCGGCTCCTGCGCGACGGCGGGTGCGGCGAACGCGGTCACGAGGACTCCCGCGGCGAGGGCGGGGGCGACGACGTGCTTCAGGGCGCTGACGGTCTTCATGCTGGGCTTTCTCCTTGTACGGGAGAGGGCGCCGGGGCCGGCGGCCTCGAACCCAGCCAAACAGTCAGTGATCACTACCGCACTGTCTGCTACGTACGTTCGGGTTTCGAGCCCTCGTTCGAAAACGCCGCCGCCATTTCCCACAGCAGCACTTCCGCACCCGCGTCCGCGACCAGTTCCGCGTCCCGTGCGCCCGTGATCCGCGCCGCGTCACCGGGCCCCAACTCCACGCCGTCGAGCCGCACTTCACCGCGTACGACATGGACGTAGACGTACGCCCCGTCCGGCACCGCGGTCCGCTCCCCCGCCCCCAGCCGTCGGACGTGCAGCAGCGCGCCCGCCTCCGGGATCGCGTACGGCGTCGAATCCGCGATGCCGTGCACGATCTCGTAGACCGGGGTGCCGCCGGGGTTCAGCGGGGCCAGCCAGGTCTGGACGAAGGTGAGCGGGGCGGTGCCGTCGTTGCGTTCCACATGGCGGACGCCTGCCGCCGAGCTCAGGCGTTGCACATCGCCGGGGCGGACCAGGGTTTCGTGACCCTGGGAGTCTCGGTGGGTCAGCTCGCCCTCCACCACCCACGTGATGATCTCGGTGTGGCTGTGCGGGTGTTCGTCGAAGCCCGCGCCCGGCGCGAGCCGTTCCTCGTTGCACGCGATCATCGCGCCGAAGCGGAGGTTGTCCGGGTCGTAGTGGGGGCCGAAGGAGAAGGCGTGCCGGGAGGAGATTCCCGCTGCCGCCTCGCCGCCTGGGTAGCGCTCAGCCGCGCGCCGTACATCCGTCACGGACCCCACCGTAGACCCCGGCAGCGCACAGTCCCGTCCGGATAAGGCAGTCTTGTCCCCGTGCCCGAACCCGAAGCCCGTAAGTCCGAAGCCGCAGCACATGACGCCCACCCGCACTCCGCGACCCTGAAGCGGCTGGAGAAGTCCTCCGGATCCCTCGCCGCCCAGGCCATCACGCGCATGGACGAGACGCTGCCGTGGTACCGGGCGATGCCCCCGGAGAACCGTTCCTGGATCGGGCTGGTCGCCCAGGCCGGTATCGCGGCCTTCACCGAGTGGTTCCGGCATCCCGATGCCCCTCAGGCCATCTCCACCGATGTGTTCGGGACGGCGCCCCGGGAGCTGACCCGGGCCATCACCCTGCGGCAGACCGTGGAGATGGTGCGGACCACCATCGAAGTCATGGAGTCCGCCATCGACGAGGTGGCCGCCCCGGGCGACGAGTCCCTGCTGCGCGAGGCGCTCCTGGTCTACGCCCGCGAGATCGCCTTCGCCACCGCCCAGGTCTATGCCCAGGCCGCCGAGGCACGCGGTGCCTGGGACGCCCGCCTGGAGTCGCTGGTGGTGAACGCGGTGCTGAGCGGGGAGGCCGACGAGGGCGCCGTCTCCCGGGCCGCCGCGCTCGGCTGGAACTCGCCCGAGCATGTGTGCGTGGTGCTCGGCACCGCCCCCGACGGGGACTCCGAGCTGACCGTCGAGGCCATCCGGCGGGCCGCCCGGCACGCCAAGCTCCAGGTGCTCACCGGGGTGCTCGGGGACCGGCTGGTCGTCATCGCCGGCGGCAACGACAATCCGCTCGCCGTGGCCAAGTCGCTGATCGGCCCGTATGCCGCCGGACCGGTGGTCGCCGGGCCCATCGTGCCGGACCTGCTGGCCGCCACCCGCTCCGCGCAGGCCGCCGCCGCCGGGCTCAAGGCGTGTTCCGCCTGGCAGGACGCCCCACGGCCGGTACTGGCGGACGACCTGCTTCCGGAACGCGCCATCGCCGGGGATCCCAGCGCGCGCGAGCAGTTGGTGGAGGAGATCTACAGACCACTGGAGGAGGCCGGGTCCGCGCTCCTGGAGACCCTCTCCGTCTATCTGGAACAGGCGAGCAGTCTCGAAGGCGCCGCCCGGATGCTCTTCGTGCATCCCAACACCGTGCGCTACCGGCTTCGACGTGTGACTGACGTCACCGGTTGGTCGCCTTCGGATGTACGCTCCGCGTTCACGCTGCGGATCGCGCTGATCCTGGGACGTCTGGTCGACGGGGATCCTCAGCCATAGGGTTTTGTCGGGGCCCCACA
Encoded proteins:
- the aceE gene encoding pyruvate dehydrogenase (acetyl-transferring), homodimeric type, encoding MASGSDRNPIIIGGLPSQVPDFDPEETQEWLDSLDAAVDERGRERARYLMLRLIERAREKRVAVPEMRSTDYVNTIATKDEPFFPGNEEIERKILNATRWNAAVMVSRAQRPGIGVGGHIATFASSASLYDVGFNHFFRGKDEGDGGDQVFFQGHASPGIYARAFLLDRLSEQNLDAFRQEKSKAPYGLSSYPHPRLMPDFWEFPTVSMGLGPIGAIFQARMNRYMEARGIADTSKSQVWAFLGDGEMDEPESLGQLSIAAREGLDNLTFVVNCNLQRLDGPVRGNGKIIQELESQFRGAGWNVIKLVWDRTWDPLLAQDRDGVLVNKMNTTPDGQFQTYATESGSYIRDHFFGDDHRLRAMVEGMSDDQILHLGRGGHDHKKIFAAFSAAKAHKGQPTVILAKTIKGWTLGPNFEGRNATHQMKKLTVDDLKRFRDRLHLPISDKELESGAPPYYHPGRDTEEIQYMHDRRNALGGYVPTRVVRAKPLALPDEKTYATVKKGSGQQSIATTMAFVRLLKDLMRDKEIGKRFVLIAPDEYRTFGMDSFFPSAKIYNPLGQQYESVDRELLLAYKEAPNGQMLHDGISEAGCTASLIAAGSAYATHGEPLIPVYVFYSMFGFQRTGDQFWQMADQLSRGFVLGATAGRTTLTGEGLQHADGHSQLLASTNPGCVAYDPAFSFEIAHIVQDGLRRMYGPTADGKPGEDVFYYLTVYNEPIQHPAEPENVDVEGILKGIHRFSEGTAGSIPAQIMASGVAVPWAVEAQRILAEEWNVKADIWSATSFNELRREAVTCEEHNLLHPEEEQRVPYVTRKLSGAQGPFVAVSDWMRSVPDQIARWVPGTYQSLGADGFGFADTRGAARRFFHIDAQSIVLAVLTELAKEGKVDRSALKQAIDRYQLLDVSAADPGAAGGDA
- a CDS encoding potassium channel family protein → MKERTAQVRWEQRTQQPLMALAVVFAVAYAVPIVVTPAGPGLARACTTVEWVVWGAFAADYLVRLWLAERRVDFVRRHWLDLCAVVLPLLRPLQLLRVVSALMLVGRRARMASQVKLTTYVVGSVVGLLMFGSLAVLSVERDSPDGNIKTLGDAVWWSFTTMTTVGYGDHAPTTGLGRILAVGLMLSGIALLGVVTANIAAWFIARFEKDDEVERRQTQAIQSLTEEIRQLRAEVASLSERSPTGGSAPPR
- a CDS encoding MFS transporter translates to MTSQTIVDKAPQDAVPPSGLRGHPWFTLITVAVGVMMVALDGTIVAIANPAIQKDLGATFAEVQWITNGYFLALAVSLITAGKLGDRFGHRQTFLIGVVGFAAASGAIGLSSSIGFVVAFRVLQGLFGALLMPAALGLLRATFPAEKLNMAIGIWGMVIGASTAGGPILGGVLVEHVNWQSVFFINVPVGVLALVLGVLILLDHRAENAPRSFDLLGIALLSAAMFCLVWALIKAPEWGWGDAQTWTFIVVSVALFAFFAFWETKVREPLIPLGLFRSVALSAGVVLMVLMAIAFMGGLFFVTFYLQNVHGMSPIDAGLHLLPLTGMMIVGSPLAGAMITKLGPRVPLAGGMALTAIAMYGMSTLETDTGSGLMSLWFALLGLGLAPVMVGATEVIVGNAPMELSGVAGGLQQAAMQIGGSLGTAVLGAVMASKVDSDFAGNWADAGLPKLTAAQEAQASEAVQVGVAPVAPGTPQEIAAKITDVAHDTFISGMSLASLVAAAVAAVAVAVAFLTKRGENAEAGAGAAHI
- a CDS encoding TetR family transcriptional regulator → MQTLRERKKQRTRIALLRAALELFTTRGYEETTVDDIAAAVEVSQRTFFRYFANKEEAALAVQEMTEDYYVEAVRRRPPEEAPMEALRQAVVEGWDGLSEVIESVVPVELHLRMYRQVESTPALLAAHLRRSAETEERIARVLAEREGLDVDADPRPRLAVAVFGGVMRVTERQWSMGDDFSLAGIRELTISYLEQVGPALTESWRDS
- a CDS encoding alpha/beta hydrolase; the encoded protein is MTSFDTPPQLNVWRALLALAVVFVMLATTGWTALRNQRPTPALQASLSAWEHGRIAGHRLPSPDSEPALLSRFFATLTSDQSTALVRRYPLAVGNMNGAPVKLRYRANRVALLQARKVELKRMHDKRLSPAGQQEAGERMNRYEALMSPGRHILAFDPAGSGRVAEVFGDLDRADRVSVVVPGVDTDLLTFQRTYRKYSAPVGMAQSLYAAERTAAPFTRTAVIAWADYTAPGGLGIDSATAGRAAGGAVRLNALVRALPGNAPVSLFCHSYGSVVCGVAAHTTPERVTDIAVAGSPGMRVAKAAHLGTSARVWAMRDADDWIQDVPNLELGGLGHGADPMSSEFGARVLSAADAEGHSGYFEPGTDSVRNFAGIGVGAYDSVRCAGDDEECREGLSGGATAGRA